One genomic window of Dunckerocampus dactyliophorus isolate RoL2022-P2 chromosome 7, RoL_Ddac_1.1, whole genome shotgun sequence includes the following:
- the aicda gene encoding single-stranded DNA cytosine deaminase: protein MSDAQVTKPGNGDWSASDIKRVLLPQKKFLYHYKNMRWAKGRNETYLCFVVKRRVGPDSLSFDFGHLRNRNGCHVELLFLRYLGALCPGLWGSGVTGRGRLSYSITWFCSWSPCADCSMALSRFLGQTPNLRLRIFVSRLYFCDMEDSCERDGLRLLRKAGVQITVMTYKDFFYCWQTFVDRKQSSFKAWESLQQNSVRLSRKLNRILQPCETEDLRDAFKLLGL, encoded by the exons atGTCTGATGCTCAGGTGACAAAGCCTGGAAATGGAGATTGGTCGGCTTCAGACATAAAACG CGTGCTTTTGCCCCAGAAGAAGTTCCTGTACCACTACAAGAACATGCGCTGGGCAAAGGGTCGCAATGAAACATACCTGTGCTTTGTGGTGAAGAGGCGGGTGGGGCCGGACTCGCTGTCCTTTGACTTTGGACACCTGCGCAATCGTAACGGCTGCCATGTGGAG CTGCTGTTTCTGCGCTACCTGGGAGCCCTGTGCCCCGGCCTCTGGGGCAGCGGAGTGACAGGCAGGGGGAGGCTCAGCTACTCCATCACTTGGTTCTGCTCCTGGTCTCCCTGCGCCGACTGCTCCATGGCTCTGTCTCGCTTCCTCGGGCAGACGCCCAACCTTCGCCTGAGGATCTTCGTGTCCCGCCTCTACTTCTGTGACATGGAAGACAGCTGCGAGAGAGACGGCCTGCGGTTGCTGAGGAAAGCCGGAGTGCAAATCACAGTCATGACTTACAAAG ACTTCTTCTACTGCTGGCAAACCTTTGTTGATCGTAAGCAAAGCAGCTTCAAGGCCTGGGAGAGCCTGCAGCAAAACTCTGTCAGACTGTCCCGGAAACTCAATCGCATCCTGCAG CCTTGTGAGACTGAAGATTTAAGAGACGCTTTCAAGCTGCTTGGACTTTGA
- the necap1 gene encoding adaptin ear-binding coat-associated protein 1, whose protein sequence is MATEGQFEYESVLCVKPEVNVYRIPPRASNRAIRAADWKLDAPDWSGRMRVVARGKVAYVKLEDKMSGELFAQAPVEEYPGIAVETVSDSSRYFVLRIQDDNGRSAFIGIGFGDRGDAFDFNVALQDHFKWVKQENEFTKQAQAPDSTPKLDLGFKEGQTITLNIGQSKKKDRTRPQSSGGFGILPPPPGGKLAPPPSSSRSNNHNTQQPSAVGNDTGCLLDLDSSNSNSVAVSNPPAVTASSDLWGDFDSPK, encoded by the exons ATGGCGACAGAGGGTCAGTTCGAGTACGAATCGGTCCTCTGCGTCAAACCTGAAGTCAACGTGTACAGGATTCCACCGAGAGCATCTAACCGGGCTATCAG GGCTGCTGATTGGAAGCTGGACGCTCCTGACTGGTCGGGGCGCATGCGAGTGGTGGCTCGGGGGAAAGTGGCCTACGTCAAACTGGAGGATAAAATGTCTG GGGAGCTGTTTGCCCAAGCACCCGTGGAAGAGTACCCTGGCATCGCCGTGGAAACCGTGAGCGACTCCAGCCGATACTTTGTGCTCCGCATCCAGGATGACAATG GCCGCAGTGCCTTCATTGGCATCGGGTTTGGAGACCGAGGGGACGCCTTTGACTTCAATGTGGCACTGCAGGACCACTTCAA GTGGGTCAAACAAGAAAATGAGTTCACCAAACAGGCGCAGGCTCCAGACTCCACTCCTAAACTCGACCTGGGCTTCAAAGAGGGACAAACCATTACGCTCAATATCGGG CAATCCAAAAAAAAGGACAGGACTCGTCCACAGAGTTCAGGTGGCTTCGGAATCCTTCCACCTCCCCCCGGAGGCAAGCTGGCCCCACCCCCTTCTTCATCTAGATCTAATAATCATAACACGCAGCAGCCATCTGCAGTAGGAAATGACACGG GTTGTTTGTTGGATCTGGACTCCAGTAACTCCAACTCAGTGGCAGTGTCCAATCCACCGGCGGTGACAGCCAGCTCGGACCTGTGGGGAGACTTTGACTCCCCCAAGTGA
- the mfap5 gene encoding microfibril associated protein 5 yields the protein MGSLPVVLLLCGLHALTAVVQAQESETTEATDGTLPANCREEMYPCTRMYSVHRPIKRCIGGLCLYSLPRVYVINNEICMRTVCQREEDLKAELCRELSGWPRRIQRSSNRKRCRNRSGNSKTWANKA from the exons ATGGGCAGCCTTCCAGTGGTCCTGCTCCTCTGCGGTCTCCACG CACTCACCGCCGTAGTCCAAGCCCAGGAGAGCG AGACCACTGAGGCAACTGATGGGACCCTGCCAGCCA actgCAGGGAGGAGATGTACCCTTGCACCAGGATGTACTCGGTTCATCGTCCCATCAAGAGATGCATTGGCGGGCTCTGCCTCTACAG CCTCCCTCGTGTCTACGTGATCAACAATGAGATTTGTATGAGGACGGTGTGCCAGCGTGAGGAGGACCTGAAAG ctgAGCTGTGCAGAGAGTTGTCCGGGTGGCCCAGGCGCATCCAGAGGTCATCCAATAGGAAACGCTGTCGCAATCGCAGCGGCAACTCCAAGACCTGGGCCAACAAGGCCTGA